A window from Drosophila willistoni isolate 14030-0811.24 chromosome XR unlocalized genomic scaffold, UCI_dwil_1.1 Seg143, whole genome shotgun sequence encodes these proteins:
- the LOC6646419 gene encoding protein big brother has protein sequence MMNEAAALANMIPYDTIGLYEQPKPRFIFKMPRVVPDQKSKFESDELFRRLSRESEIRYTGYRERSIEERQVRFLNGCREGHTETSFVASGTNLQLVFNANQNPYLHDKECDFEKEHGKVHIKSYFIMNGVCVRFRGWLDLERLDGVGCLEYDERRAMHEDAILRDQIDRYNQRLREFEDTKRAYRDNRQDEMEAVRRGVASGGIGVGASMWRR, from the coding sequence ATGATGAACGAAGCTGCAGCTCTGGCAAATATGATTCCCTACGACACAATTGGACTCTACGAGCAGCCCAAGCCCCGATTCATTTTCAAGATGCCCCGTGTGGTGCCCGACCAGAAGTCCAAGTTCGAGAGCGATGAGCTGTTTCGCCGTTTGTCGAGGGAGAGTGAAATTCGTTATACGGGATATCGGGAGCGATCCATTGAAGAGCGACAAGTGAGATTCCTTAACGGCTGCCGCGAGGGCCACACAGAGACAAGCTTTGTGGCATCGGGCACCAATCTTCAGTTGGTGTTCAATGCAAATCAGAATCCCTACCTGCACGACAAGGAGTGCGATTTTGAAAAGGAACATGGCAAGGTGCATATCAAATCGTACTTTATTATGAACGGTGTATGTGTGCGTTTTCGTGGCTGGCTGGATCTGGAAAGGTTGGACGGCGTGGGATGTCTAGAGTACGACGAGCGTCGCGCCATGCACGAGGATGCCATTCTTCGCGACCAGATCGATCGTTATAATCAGCGGCTTCGCGAATTTGAGGATACCAAGCGAGCCTATCGCGACAATCGCCAGGATGAGATGGAGGCGGTACGACGGGGTGTCGCTTCTGGCGGAATTGGTGTAGGAGCCAGTATGTGGCGACGTTAG
- the LOC6646420 gene encoding coatomer subunit alpha codes for MLTNFESKSARVKGLSFHPKRPWILTSLHSGVIQLWDYRMHTLLEKFDEHDGPVRGVAFHQQMPLFVSGGDDYKIKVWNYKQRRCIFTLLAHLDYVRTVAFHHEYPWILSASDDQTIRIWNWQSRNCICVLTGHNHYVMCAQFHPTEDQIVSASLDQTVRVWDISGLRKKNVAPGPGGLDDHLKGHPGATDLFGQADAVVKHVLEGHDRGVNWASFHPTLPLIVSGADDRLVKLWRMNEYKAWEVDTCRGHYNNVSSVLFHPRQDLIISNGEDRSIRVWDMTKRQCLFTFRRDNERFWILTAHPTLNLFAAGHDGGMVVFKLERERPAYAVHGNMLYYVKDRFLRKLDFTTTKDTVVMQLRPGKSPVYSMSYNPALNAVLICTRTNNLENSTYDLCQIPKDTDSQTESDSKRSSGITAIWVARNRFAVLDRNQQLVIKNFKNEVTKKIPTFCEEIFYAGTGMLLIRDPEFVTLYEVQRLVSVGSIKLAKCRYVVWSPDMSLVALLCKHSVTICDRRLQYLCTVQENCRVKSGAWDESGVFIYTTSNHIKYAITNGDHGIIRTLDLPIYLTRVKGTQVFCLDRECRTRVLHIDPTEYKFKLALIQRKYDEVLHMVRNARLVGQSIIAYLQQKGYPEVALHFVKDEKTRFGLALECGNIEIALEAAKALDDKNCWDRLGQAGLLQGNHQVVEMCYQRTKNFDKLSFLYLITGNLEKLKKMNKIAEIRKDVSAQYQGALLLGDVRERVNILKNCGQLSLAYLTAATHGLEELTESLGTAITDQGHSLPEVNDNAQLLQPPVPIQQLETNWPLLSVSKGFFEGAMVTRAGTSATARQALNINADAAVLDEHNGGGDGWGADADLGLDEDGDDEMHDALSTDDPQGGGGEDGAGWDVGDDDLVVPEELASKIKASALDSNYYAAPNKGLSPAQQWANNSPLVLDHIKAGSFESAFRLLNDQLGVVNFKPFKTLFLHSYACSRTSYTANPNLESLSGYPLRNFGETNVKLQRPALGIKLNDLVARLQAGYQLTTSGKFTEAIEKFHSILISIPLLVVETKLDTAEAQQLLKICSEYIVGLKMETDRKGMPKSTLEEQKRICEMAAYFTHCKLQPVHQILTLRTALNMFFKLKNYKTAASFARRLLELAPRPDVAQQVRKILQACEVNPIDEHQLQYEEFNPFNICGISWKPIYRGKPEVTCPFCGSSYEPQYKGRLCTVCEVSQIGKDCIGLRISNLQFR; via the exons ATGTTGACCAATTTCGAGTCCAAGTCGGCTCGAGTAAAGGGTTTGTCGTTCCACCCGAAACGGCCATGGATCTTAACCAGCTTACATAGTGGCGTCATCCAATTGTGGGACTATCGTATGCATACACTGCTAGAAAAGTTCGATGAACACGATGGGCCGGTTCGGGGCGTAGCATTTCATCAGCAGATGCCGCTATTTGTATCTGGCGGCGATGACTATAAAATCAAGGTTTGGAATTACAAGCAGCGTCGTTGTATCTTCACCCTACTGGCACATTTGGATTATGTCCGGACTGTAGCGTTCCATCACGAGTATCCATGGATACTGAGCGCCTCCGATGATCAGACAATACGAATTTGGAATTGGCAGTCACGCAACTGCATCTGTGTGCTGACTGGACATAATCATTATGTGATGTGTGCCCAGTTTCATCCTACAGAGGATCAGATTGTCTCGGCATCATTGGATCAGACAGTACGAGTTTGGGACATTTCCGGATTGCGCAAAAAGAATGTGGCTCCAGGTCCTGGCGGCTTGGATGATCATTTGAAGGGTCATCCAGGAGCTACTGATCTCTTTGGGCAGGCGGACGCTGTTGTCAAACATGTTCTCGAGGGCCATGATCGTGGTGTAAACTGGGCCAGTTTCCATCCCACTTTACCCCTGATTGTGTCGGGTGCCGATGATCGCCTGGTTAAACTGTGGCGGATGAATGAATACAAGGCATGGGAGGTTGATACCTGCCGCGGCCACTACAACAATGTGTCTAGTGTGCTATTCCATCCCCGTCAAGATCTGATTATTTCCAATGGCGAGGATCGTAGTATTCGCGTCTGGGATATGACCAAACGTCAGTGTCTATTCACATTCCGTCGAGATAATGAGCGTTTCTGGATTCTGACAGCCCATCCTACTCTCAACCTGTTCGCTGCTGGTCATGATGGAG GAATGGTTGTCTTTAAATTGGAACGAGAGCGCCCCGCGTATGCCGTCCATGGCAACATGCTGTACTATGTTAAGGATCGATTCCTTCGCAAATTAGATTTTACCACAACCAAGGACACGGTTGTGATGCAGCTGCGTCCAGGCAAGTCACCGGTCTACAGCATGTCCTACAATCCAGCTCTAAACGCCGTTTTAATATGCACACGTACTAACAATCTGGAGAACAGCACCTACGATCTCTGCCAGATACCCAAGGATACCGATAGTCAAACTGAATCGGACAGTAAGCGTAGCTCTGGCATTACGGCAATCTGGGTTGCCCGTAATCGTTTTGCTGTGCTTGACCGCAATCAGCAGCTGGTTATCAAGAACTTTAAAAACGAGGTGACCAAGAAGATACCAACCTTCTGTGAGGAAATCTTCTATGCAGGCACCGGCATGCTACTCATTCGCGATCCTGAGTTTGTTACCCTCTACGAAGTGCAGCGCCTGGTCTCGGTGGGCAGCATCAAATTGGCCAAATGCCGCTATGTGGTCTGGTCGCCAGATATGTCGCTGGTTGCGCTGCTCTGCAAGCATTCGGTGACGATTTGTGACCGCCGCCTGCAGTATCTGTGTACGGTTCAAGAAAATTGCCGGGTCAAGTCGGGAGCATGGGATGAGTCGGGCGTATTTATCTATACAACAAGCAACCACATTAAATATGCCATTACCAATGGTGATCACGGCATCATTCGCACCTTGGATTTGCCCATTTACTTAACACGAGTTAAGGGAACTCAGGTGTTCTGTTTGGATCGCGAGTGCCGCACCCGCGTGTTGCATATCGACCCCACGGAATACAAGTTCAAGTTAGCCCTGATTCAACGTAAATATGATGAGGTTCTTCACATGGTGCGTAATGCGCGTTTGGTTGGCCAAAGTATTATTGCCTATCTGCAGCAGAAGGGTTATCCAGAGGTGGCATTGCATTTCGTTAAAGACGAAAAAACGCGATTCGGATTGGCGCTGGAGTGCGGCAACATTGAGATTGCCCTGGAAGCTGCCAAAGCCCTGGATGACAAGAATTGCTGGGACCGTCTGGGACAGGCTGGCTTGTTGCAGGGCAATCACCAGGTGGTCGAAATGTGCTACCAGCGCACCAAGAACTTTGACAAGCTAAGCTTTCTCTATCTAATTACTGGCAATCTAGAAAAGCTTAAGAAGATGAACAAGATTGCCGAGATCCGAAAGGATGTGTCGGCCCAATATCAGGGAGCCCTGTTGCTTGGCGATGTCCGCGAGCGTGTTAACATTCTCAAGAACTGTGGACAACTCTCCTTGGCCTATCTGACGGCAGCCACTCACGGTCTAGAGGAGCTAACCGAGTCGCTAGGCACAGCCATTACCGACCAGGGGCATAGCTTGCCCGAAGTAAACGACAATGCGCAATTGCTTCAGCCGCCAGTGCCCATTCAACAGCTGGAAACGAACTGGCCACTGCTGTCTGTATCCAAGGGCTTCTTCGAAGGCGCCATGGTCACCCGCGCAGGCACCAGTGCCACAGCCCGTCAAGCCCTCAATATAAATGCCGATGCCGCTGTATTGGATGAGCACAATGGAGGCGGCGATGGCTGGGGAGCCGACGCTGATTTGGGTTTGGATGAAGACGGCGATGACGAAATGCATGACGCTCTCAGCACCGACGATCCACAGGGCGGTGGTGGTGAAGATGGCGCCGGCTGGGATGTGGGCGACGACGACTTAGTGGTGCCAGAAGAGTTGGCATCCAAGATAAAAGCCTCTGCTCTGGACAGTAATTACTATGCAGCGCCAAACAAGGGATTGTCGCCGGCACAGCAATGGGCCAACAATTCACCTTTGGTTTTGGATCACATCAAGGCTGGCTCTTTTGAAAGCGCCTTCCGGTTGCTCAACGACCAGTTGGGCGTGGTCAATTTTAAGCCATTCAAGACCCTCTTCCTGCATAGCTACGCCTGCTCGCGCACTAGCTACACAGCCAATCCGAATCTGGAATCACTTTCCGGCTACCCGCTACGTAACTTTGGGGAGACCAATGTAAAGCTTCAGCGCCCGGCACTGGGTATTAAACTTAATGATCTGGTGGCCCGTCTGCAGGCTGGCTATCAGTTGACCACATCTGGCAAATTCACTGAGGCCATTGAAAAGTTCCATTCCATATTGATCAGTATACCGCTTTTAGTGGTGGAAACCAAGCTGGATACCGCCGAGGCTCAACAGCTGCTCAAGATCTGTTCAGAATATATTGTGGGTCTTAAAATGGAAACCGACCGAAAGGGCATGCCCAAATCTACCCTGGAGGAGCAGAAGCGCATCTGCGAAATGGCCGCCTATTTCACCCATTGTAAACTGCAGCCTGTTCACCAAATTCTTACCCTGCGCACTGCCCTCAATATGTTCTTCAAACTGAAGAACTACAAGACGGCTGCATCATTTGCCCGTCGTCTGCTGGAGCTGGCCCCTAGACCGGACGTAGCGCAACAAGTGCGTAAAATTCTACAAGCGTGCGAAGTGAATCCCATAGATGAGCACCAGCTGCAGTACGAAGAGTTCAACCCATTCAATATCTGTGGCATTAGTTGGAAGCCGATTTATCGTGGCAAGCCCGAGGTGACGTGTCCCTTCTGTGGATCCTCATATGAGCCACAGTACAAGGGCCGTCTATGCACGGTATGTGAGGTAAGCCAGATCGGTAAGGATTGCATCGGTTTGCGTATTTCCAATCTGCAATTCCGCTAA
- the LOC6646421 gene encoding transmembrane protein 60: MTLAHRALFTWFIVLVFLILLCLRLDPRTTWNWFVTFTPLWFFDCILIIYVIIKFIRKWRNLNRLADLLLLYKWNIAGVLLTITSQVMICLTLEYPQQIPIYFTMTPLCLLLTTAIVYVGSRLGKREGWLI; encoded by the coding sequence ATGACATTAGCCCATCGGGCACTTTTCACATGGTTCATTGTCCTTGTGTTCCTAATTTTGTTATGCTTACGGCTGGATCCGCGCACAACATGGAACTGGTTTGTCACTTTTACGCCGCTTTGGTTCTTCGACTGTATCCTCATCATCTATGTGATTATAAAGTTTATTCGCAAATGGCGTAACTTAAATAGGCTAGCAGATCTTTTACTGCTCTATAAATGGAATATTGCCGGGGTGTTGCTGACAATCACATCTCAGGTGATGATATGTCTGACCCTCGAGTACCCACAGCAGATACCCATCTATTTCACAATGACTCCACTATGTCTTCTCTTAACTACAGCGATAGTCTATGTGGGCAGCCGACTAGGAAAGCGTGAGGGATGGCTTATATGA
- the LOC6646422 gene encoding nucleolar protein dao-5: MSLVAYAASSDEDSENDEPVLSKVTESTKNHISDDDDDYVPQEVTLNQLKSSSGRFALALPKPKVSAASSPEEEDNVEGTSVFATLPTPRSTVATAEEADDEFLHKKPSALVGSEELEKPPPLPTKRSVKISIPSLRDFSDVDKEISEKLKSRKNEVKTNTPKGSGLLSLLPQAKSERNFSKTDLAVAAQKPQTVHATKTSVAASPFVPDTVKQRRAAHNTEAVDGVKKIIAPHKKSNTARPSATSLVAVSDSEDGDDDDDDGDFFSLNSEHRLPEVSSNEINALVAKRAARMAEASNKYLENVTERQVPEEESQEHDRQAENEHHLRQIQARNRDVQLNAEAMDALVGKNAKRRRKEAKGMQVIEISGSEVHPNREEWMRTALASSTTFQPTGVLTDEEPVAGTRRKHQITYLAHKAKANEAELQAMWSANRNTRRVTQSKYGF, encoded by the coding sequence ATGTCTCTTGTTGCTTACGCCGCCAGCAGCGATGAAGATTCCGAAAATGATGAGCCCGTTTTATCAAAAGTAACAGAAAGTACAAAAAATCATATaagcgatgatgatgatgactacGTGCCCCAAGAGGTAACTTTGAACCAGCTAAAATCTTCGAGTGGACGATTTGCATTGGCATTGCCCAAGCCCAAGgtctctgcagcatccagtccAGAAGAGGAGGACAATGTAGAAGGGACGTCAGTTTTTGCTACACTTCCGACACCACGATCAACTGTGGCAACCGCTGAGGAAGCGGATGATGAGTTTCTACATAAAAAACCATCTGCTCTGGTAGGCAGTGAAGAATTGGAAAAGCCTCCACCATTGCCAACTAAGAGAAGCGTCAAGATCAGCATACCCTCGCTAAGAGATTTCTCAGATGTGGACAAAGAGATAtctgaaaaattgaaatcccGGAAAAATGAAGTTAAAACCAATACACCCAAAGGATCAGGACTGTTGAGTTTATTACCCCAAGCCAAATCCGAGCGTAATTTTTCCAAGACAGATTTAGCTGTGGCCgcacaaaaaccacaaactGTTCATGCAACCAAAACGTCTGTAGCGGCCTCTCCCTTTGTCCCGGATACAGTGAAGCAGCGCAGAGCTGCCCATAATACTGAAGCCGTTGATGGtgtgaaaaaaattattgctccgcacaaaaaatcaaatacaGCCCGACCGTCCGCTACATCGTTGGTTGCTGTTAGCGATAGCGAAGATggtgatgacgatgatgatgatggagaCTTTTTCTCACTGAACAGCGAGCACCGTCTCCCAGAGGTTAGCAGCAATGAGATTAATGCATTGGTAGCAAAGCGTGCTGCTAGAATGGCTGAGGCCAGTAATAAATATCTGGAAAATGTGACAGAACGACAGGTCCCCGAGGAAGAGTCACAAGAACACGATCGTCAGGCTGAAAATGAACATCATCTGCGACAAATTCAAGCCCGCAATCGTGACGTGCAACTTAACGCCGAAGCAATGGATGCATTGGTGGGTAAAAATGCTAAGAGGCGGCGTAAGGAAGCAAAGGGAATGCAAGTCATCGAAATTTCTGGTTCTGAAGTCCACCCCAATCGTGAAGAATGGATGCGAACCGCTTTGGCTTCATCCACAACGTTCCAACCCACAGGCGTGCTTACAGACGAAGAGCCTGTGGCGGGCACAAGACGTAAACATCAAATAACTTATCTGGCCCACAAGGCCAAGGCCAATGAGGCTGAACTACAAGCCATGTGGTCGGCCAACAGGAACACACGACGTGTGACACAGAGCAAATAtggtttttga
- the LOC6646423 gene encoding protein brother, with amino-acid sequence MHHHQNLGEAAAALSAIHPPPYESLVMYEPPKPSFIFKIPRVVPHQKSKFETDELFRRLSRESEVRYTGYRERSIDERRMRFVNDCRKGYAELSFVASGTNIQLYFNANHNPYTQDQECDFEKERGKVHLRSNFIMNGVCVRFRGWLDLERLDGVASLEYDEERALHENAQLCEQVANYNQRMVESKRIYAPQDEVPGRGPVGW; translated from the coding sequence ATGCATCACCATCAGAATCTcggagaagcagcagcagccttaTCTGCTATCCATCCACCGCCCTACGAGTCGTTGGTCATGTACGAGCCACCGAAACcttcatttattttcaaaataccgCGTGTGGTTCCTCACCAGAAGTCAAAATTCGAAACCGATGAGCTTTTCCGGCGCCTTAGTCGCGAAAGTGAGGTGCGGTACACAGGCTATAGGGAACGCTCCATTGACGAGCGTCGAATGCGTTTTGTCAACGATTGCCGCAAAGGCTATGCAGAGCTCTCATTTGTGGCTTCTGGTACCAACATACAACTCTACTTCAATGCCAATCACAACCCGTATACACAGGACCAAGAATGTGATTTCGAGAAGGAACGCGGAAAAGTGCATTTGCGTTCTAATTTCATTATGAATGGAGTTTGCGTAAGATTTCGCGGATGGCTGGATCTGGAACGTTTAGATGGAGTAGCCAGCCTGGAGTATGATGAGGAGCGGGCCCTGCATGAAAATGCACAGCTATGTGAGCAGGTTGCGAATTACAATCAACGCATGGTCGAATCAAAACGCATTTATGCCCCCCAAGATGAAGTCCCTGGACGAGGTCCAGTGGGTTGGTAG